The Mucilaginibacter yixingensis genome window below encodes:
- the treY gene encoding malto-oligosyltrehalose synthase yields the protein MFNPKDTYRIQFHKDFNFNHFENIIPYLEKLGVSTIYASPIFKSAPGSTHGYDGTDPLQINPEIGTLAQLRRISKTLKSKGISWLQDIVPNHMAYHPDNAWLMDLLEKGPRSAYKDYFDTGFSSDLYLGAIMAPFLGNDLTDVIEQGQKQIAYQSNRLVLKYADHFWPLQLSSYKTVIETIKLKGDVWKQLINSINDAEKQTETDLYNESAKNIKSQLAEVLKNELTQKNFASALKKISQDKDFLTELVNQQYYRPCSWKESDAHINYRRFFTVNGLICLNIQHQQVFDHFHQFIASLIKEGIFQGLRVDHIDGLYNPTQYLERLRKLCGPAVYIITEKILEQGEELPTNWPIQGSTGYDFLAAVNNLLTNYDAENQFTTFYHGLTHNYTPTQNQIEEKKRLILTQHMAGELENLLNLLLKSGLVNDQKLTNTELKQCLAELLIKCPVYRYYGSSLPLKGEEKAAIKDLFKQISQQKPELSKAADVLSDLFIKKTDHPGKAAEFYQRCMQFSGPLMAKGVEDTLMYTDARFVGHNEVGDSPDAFGLTADEFHQLMLDRQKHWPLALNGTSTHDTKRGEGVRARLNALTAMPDDWLKTVRSWQKQNRSLKQNNTPDASDEYFIYQTLIGIHPMPGQPADDLPQRLTNYLQKALREGKQHSDWEQPNEAYEQAAIKLALSVIDQQGPTWPAFEKLLNQVADFGIINSLAQVLLKFTCPGVPDVYEGCELWDLSLVDPDNRRPVDYPLRDQLAEQLKSMRLQQLWDDRYNGQIKLWLTQRLFIERKNQTLLFAEGDYLSLQIEGMYKNHVLAFARQYRHTWYISIIPLNLGVLAKQQKKALLKIDWADTKVLLPPGAPEAFENLLTGEKASGKGGIPISKVFNQLPLSLLKLEHNNNGRAAGMLMHITSLPSAYGIGDLGTGARAFADLLHRTNQKYWQMLPLGPLNEQGLYSPYSSWSGMGGNILLISPEGLVDDELINADLLKIEADGYQVDYAWVENFKSSLFDIAWRNFKAGSAQHLQSSFDDFCKQEAYWLDDFALYAQLKQHYQQHAWYEWPEPFKLRDAKALKKFTGEHADQIHQIKFLQFLFARQWHRLKTYCNGLGIELFGDLPFYVSYDSVDVWAHRDIFSLDDEGKVEFMAGVPPDYFNSNGQLWGMPVFRWDRLKARGYDWWLQRIRKNMELYDLLRIDHFRAFSAYWAVPAGEKTAINGSWQPGPGSDLFKAIQKDLGELPFVAEDLGDIDDAVYQLRDEFNLPGMKVLQFAFGDNLPYSPYIPHNYTANHLVYTGTHDNNTTIGWYRQDADKATRKRLKKYTGLKVDDENIHKVMIGMAMNSAARICIIPIQDWLGLDERARINTPATVKNNWVWRLEKNQLKKLPLKRMLRLTKLSGR from the coding sequence ATGTTTAATCCAAAGGACACCTACCGCATACAGTTCCATAAAGATTTCAACTTTAATCATTTTGAAAACATCATCCCCTACCTTGAAAAGCTGGGGGTAAGCACTATTTATGCCTCCCCCATATTCAAATCCGCACCGGGAAGCACGCATGGGTATGACGGTACCGATCCGCTGCAGATTAACCCCGAGATTGGCACATTAGCACAACTACGTCGCATCAGCAAAACATTAAAATCCAAAGGCATATCCTGGTTGCAGGATATTGTGCCCAACCACATGGCCTATCACCCTGATAATGCCTGGCTAATGGATTTGCTGGAAAAAGGGCCACGCTCGGCTTATAAGGATTATTTTGATACCGGCTTTAGCAGTGATCTGTATCTGGGAGCCATCATGGCGCCATTTCTGGGTAATGATTTGACAGACGTAATTGAACAGGGACAAAAACAAATCGCCTATCAATCAAACCGGCTGGTACTAAAATACGCTGATCATTTTTGGCCATTGCAGCTATCGAGCTATAAAACCGTTATTGAGACTATTAAACTAAAGGGAGACGTTTGGAAACAGCTGATAAACAGCATCAACGACGCAGAAAAACAAACCGAAACAGATCTTTATAATGAGTCGGCTAAGAATATAAAAAGCCAGTTAGCTGAAGTTCTTAAAAATGAATTGACGCAGAAAAACTTTGCATCTGCGTTAAAAAAAATCAGTCAGGATAAGGATTTCCTTACGGAGCTAGTTAATCAGCAGTATTACCGCCCCTGCAGCTGGAAGGAAAGTGATGCGCATATCAATTACCGCCGCTTTTTTACGGTAAACGGTTTGATCTGTCTCAACATTCAGCATCAGCAGGTATTTGATCATTTCCATCAGTTCATCGCCTCGCTGATTAAAGAAGGCATTTTTCAGGGCCTGCGCGTAGATCATATTGACGGCCTATACAACCCAACCCAATACCTGGAACGCCTGCGCAAACTTTGCGGACCAGCTGTTTACATCATCACCGAAAAGATATTAGAACAAGGCGAGGAGTTACCAACCAACTGGCCTATCCAAGGCAGCACCGGCTATGATTTTCTGGCTGCGGTTAATAATCTGCTCACCAATTACGACGCAGAAAACCAGTTTACCACGTTTTATCATGGACTGACGCATAACTATACGCCAACACAAAATCAGATAGAGGAAAAGAAACGCCTCATCCTCACCCAGCACATGGCTGGCGAGTTGGAAAACTTGCTGAATCTACTACTAAAATCGGGCCTGGTAAATGATCAAAAGCTAACCAATACCGAACTGAAACAATGCCTGGCAGAGCTGCTTATTAAATGCCCGGTATATCGTTATTACGGCAGCTCATTACCACTAAAAGGCGAAGAAAAAGCGGCCATAAAAGACCTGTTCAAACAAATCAGTCAGCAAAAACCCGAACTGAGCAAAGCCGCCGACGTGTTGTCTGACCTGTTTATCAAAAAGACTGATCATCCCGGAAAAGCTGCCGAATTTTACCAGCGCTGTATGCAGTTTAGCGGTCCGCTGATGGCCAAAGGCGTAGAGGATACACTGATGTACACCGATGCCCGTTTTGTGGGACATAATGAAGTAGGCGATTCGCCCGATGCTTTTGGCCTAACGGCCGATGAATTTCATCAGTTGATGCTGGACCGGCAAAAGCACTGGCCACTGGCTCTAAACGGCACCTCTACCCACGATACCAAACGCGGTGAAGGCGTACGTGCACGACTAAATGCCTTGACGGCCATGCCCGATGATTGGCTGAAAACCGTACGCAGCTGGCAAAAGCAAAACCGCAGCCTGAAGCAGAATAACACGCCCGATGCCAGCGATGAATATTTTATTTATCAAACACTCATCGGCATCCACCCTATGCCCGGCCAACCGGCAGATGATCTGCCACAACGCCTAACAAACTACTTGCAAAAAGCCCTGCGCGAAGGCAAGCAACACTCTGACTGGGAGCAGCCAAACGAAGCCTACGAACAAGCCGCCATTAAGCTGGCCCTATCCGTAATTGATCAACAAGGCCCAACATGGCCTGCTTTTGAAAAGCTGCTAAACCAAGTGGCCGATTTCGGCATCATCAACTCGTTGGCCCAAGTGTTGCTAAAATTCACCTGCCCCGGCGTGCCCGATGTTTATGAGGGCTGTGAATTATGGGATTTGAGTTTGGTTGACCCTGATAACCGCCGCCCGGTTGATTATCCGTTAAGAGATCAATTAGCAGAACAGCTTAAGAGCATGCGTCTCCAACAACTTTGGGACGATCGGTACAATGGCCAGATCAAACTATGGCTCACCCAGCGGCTTTTCATTGAAAGAAAAAACCAGACGTTGTTATTTGCCGAGGGAGATTATCTGTCTCTCCAAATTGAGGGTATGTATAAAAATCATGTGCTGGCTTTTGCGCGACAATACCGGCATACATGGTATATCAGCATCATTCCGCTTAATCTGGGCGTACTGGCCAAACAACAAAAGAAAGCACTGCTTAAAATTGATTGGGCCGATACCAAAGTCCTGCTGCCACCGGGCGCACCTGAAGCTTTTGAGAACCTGCTAACCGGCGAGAAAGCCAGCGGCAAGGGCGGCATACCCATTAGTAAGGTATTTAACCAATTGCCATTGTCACTGCTCAAATTAGAGCATAACAATAATGGCCGAGCAGCCGGCATGCTGATGCATATTACCTCGCTGCCATCGGCCTATGGCATTGGCGATCTGGGTACGGGCGCGCGCGCTTTTGCAGATCTGTTACATCGCACAAATCAAAAATACTGGCAGATGCTGCCACTCGGTCCGCTCAATGAGCAGGGGCTATATTCGCCTTACAGCTCATGGTCTGGCATGGGTGGCAATATCCTGCTGATTAGTCCGGAGGGGTTGGTTGATGATGAGTTGATCAATGCTGATCTGTTAAAAATAGAAGCCGATGGCTATCAGGTAGATTATGCCTGGGTAGAAAACTTTAAAAGCTCGCTATTTGATATTGCCTGGCGGAATTTTAAAGCGGGCAGTGCGCAACATCTACAGTCATCGTTTGATGATTTTTGCAAACAAGAAGCCTATTGGTTGGATGACTTTGCCCTATATGCCCAACTCAAACAACATTACCAGCAACATGCGTGGTACGAGTGGCCCGAGCCATTTAAACTACGCGATGCCAAAGCGCTGAAAAAGTTTACAGGCGAGCATGCCGATCAGATCCATCAAATCAAATTCCTTCAGTTCCTCTTTGCCCGCCAATGGCATCGGCTTAAAACCTATTGCAACGGCCTGGGTATTGAACTGTTTGGTGATCTGCCATTCTACGTCAGCTATGATTCTGTTGACGTTTGGGCGCACCGCGATATTTTTAGTTTAGATGACGAAGGAAAAGTGGAGTTTATGGCCGGCGTACCGCCAGATTACTTCAACTCCAACGGGCAATTATGGGGTATGCCGGTTTTCCGCTGGGACAGGCTCAAAGCCCGCGGTTATGATTGGTGGCTGCAACGCATTCGCAAAAACATGGAGCTGTATGATCTGCTTAGGATCGATCATTTCCGGGCATTTTCTGCCTATTGGGCTGTACCTGCTGGCGAGAAAACCGCTATCAACGGCAGCTGGCAACCGGGACCAGGTAGTGATTTGTTTAAAGCCATTCAGAAAGATTTGGGCGAGCTACCTTTTGTAGCCGAAGATCTGGGCGATATTGACGATGCTGTTTATCAACTGCGCGATGAGTTTAACCTGCCGGGTATGAAGGTTTTACAATTTGCCTTCGGTGATAATTTGCCTTACTCGCCTTATATTCCGCATAATTATACGGCAAATCATTTGGTTTATACCGGCACGCACGATAACAATACCACCATTGGCTGGTACCGGCAAGATGCAGATAAGGCCACCCGCAAGCGACTAAAAAAATACACCGGCCTAAAAGTTGACGACGAAAACATCCACAAAGTAATGATTGGCATGGCAATGAACAGTGCGGCACGCATCTGCATCATCCCTATCCAGGATTGGCTGGGGCTTGACGAACGTGCCCGCATCAATACCCCTGCAACGGTAAAAAACAATTGGGTGTGGCGGTTGGAGAAAAATCAGCTAAAAAAACTGCCCTTAAAACGAATGTTAAGGCTGACAAAGCTTTCGGGAAGGTAA
- a CDS encoding DUF3037 domain-containing protein, producing MMPERYLFEYAVVRIVPRVEREEFINVGVILYCPKRKFLSCMSTLNEQRLGCFTTVIDIDEIKQHLHAFGQICCGSKDGGAIARLDDASRFRWLTATRSTVVQSSKVHPGLCVDPQETLEKLHRELVL from the coding sequence ATGATGCCAGAGAGATACTTGTTTGAGTATGCCGTTGTGCGTATTGTACCCCGTGTAGAGCGCGAGGAGTTCATTAACGTGGGCGTTATTTTGTATTGTCCAAAGCGTAAGTTCCTCAGCTGCATGTCTACGCTTAACGAGCAGCGTTTAGGCTGCTTTACCACGGTGATTGATATTGACGAGATCAAACAACACCTGCACGCCTTCGGGCAGATATGCTGCGGCAGTAAAGATGGCGGCGCCATTGCCCGTTTGGATGATGCTTCCCGTTTCCGTTGGCTAACCGCAACCCGCAGCACGGTAGTGCAAAGCTCAAAGGTGCACCCTGGGTTGTGTGTTGACCCGCAAGAGACATTGGAGAAGTTGCACCGGGAGTTGGTGCTGTGA
- a CDS encoding HipA family kinase: MAIPQLRTVTVTRYVTPLREGGSLPAIAEADDGFLYVLKFRGAGQGVKALIAELIGSEIARALGFRVPELVFANLDTAFGRTEPDEEIQDLLKASVGLNLALHYLSGAITYDQAVTKPDAETASKIVWLDALITNVDRTARNTNMLTWHRELWLIDHGASLYFHHSWQDWEERARSPFAMIKDHVMLGYATELEMVDEQFKAILTPETIRSIVALVPDDWLHWDGNDATPEELRNVYAQFLETRVAASQIFVQQANDAREILV; the protein is encoded by the coding sequence ATGGCCATTCCACAACTACGCACCGTAACCGTAACCCGCTATGTAACGCCCCTGCGCGAAGGTGGCTCGTTGCCGGCAATTGCCGAGGCAGACGACGGTTTTTTATACGTGCTCAAATTTCGCGGAGCTGGTCAGGGGGTAAAAGCCTTGATTGCCGAGCTGATTGGCAGCGAGATTGCCCGCGCGCTGGGTTTCCGCGTGCCGGAGTTAGTTTTTGCTAATCTGGATACTGCTTTCGGCCGTACTGAGCCTGATGAGGAAATTCAGGATTTGCTGAAAGCCAGCGTGGGTTTGAACCTGGCACTGCATTACTTGTCAGGAGCTATCACTTATGATCAGGCCGTTACTAAGCCCGATGCCGAAACTGCTTCAAAGATAGTTTGGCTGGATGCGTTGATTACTAATGTTGATCGCACCGCCCGTAACACCAATATGTTGACCTGGCATCGTGAGTTGTGGCTGATAGATCATGGCGCATCGCTTTACTTTCATCACTCATGGCAGGATTGGGAAGAGCGTGCCCGCAGTCCGTTTGCTATGATTAAAGACCACGTGATGCTGGGTTATGCTACCGAGCTGGAAATGGTTGACGAACAGTTTAAAGCCATATTAACACCAGAAACCATCCGCAGCATTGTAGCCCTTGTGCCCGATGATTGGCTGCACTGGGATGGTAACGATGCCACTCCTGAAGAATTAAGAAACGTTTACGCACAGTTTTTGGAGACGAGGGTAGCCGCGTCTCAAATTTTTGTTCAACAAGCAAATGATGCCAGAGAGATACTTGTTTGA
- a CDS encoding DUF817 domain-containing protein, whose amino-acid sequence MKTFIRHLFVFGWQQSLACLFPVLVFSMLALSHLFTGVLPRYDFMLIACITIQLVMFRLHIETADELLVVCIFHLLGLLMELEKVHIGSWSYPEFAYAKISGVPLYSGFMYASVASYLCQAWRRLDVRIEGWPSATAARVLGALIYINFFTNHFITDLRYFIAVPILYFFRKATVYFRLKDSVYHMPVILSFMLIGFFIWLAENIATRLGAWKYAYQHHNWTVVNYQKISSWDFLVIVSFIIVAELKMLKQCDTARRPAKAAPVNTKAIAHHHA is encoded by the coding sequence ATGAAAACCTTTATCCGCCATCTGTTTGTTTTTGGTTGGCAGCAAAGCCTGGCCTGCCTGTTTCCGGTGCTGGTGTTTAGCATGCTGGCGCTATCTCACCTGTTTACCGGCGTGTTGCCCCGGTATGATTTTATGCTGATTGCCTGCATTACTATTCAACTGGTTATGTTTCGCCTGCACATAGAAACGGCTGATGAGTTGTTGGTAGTCTGCATTTTTCACCTGCTGGGTCTGCTGATGGAGTTGGAGAAAGTACACATCGGCTCATGGTCATACCCAGAGTTTGCTTACGCTAAAATTAGTGGTGTGCCCCTCTACAGCGGGTTTATGTATGCCAGCGTGGCCAGTTATTTGTGCCAGGCCTGGCGCAGGCTGGATGTCAGGATTGAGGGCTGGCCATCCGCCACGGCTGCACGTGTGCTCGGCGCACTCATTTACATTAATTTCTTTACCAATCATTTTATAACAGATCTGCGGTATTTTATTGCCGTGCCGATACTGTATTTCTTTCGCAAAGCCACCGTTTATTTCAGGCTGAAAGATTCTGTTTATCACATGCCGGTTATTCTTTCTTTTATGCTCATAGGCTTCTTTATCTGGCTGGCCGAGAATATTGCTACACGGTTAGGTGCCTGGAAATACGCCTATCAACACCATAACTGGACGGTGGTGAACTATCAGAAGATCAGCTCCTGGGATTTTCTGGTCATCGTGAGCTTTATCATCGTGGCCGAGCTGAAAATGCTTAAACAGTGCGATACGGCCCGACGTCCGGCGAAGGCTGCGCCTGTGAATACAAAGGCTATTGCACATCATCACGCGTAG
- a CDS encoding oxygenase MpaB family protein — MSNFVSTNSVVRKIWGRADVVLFIFAGSAAEFALNKAVDWLYFTGKLPADPLGRLFSTVAYARRIIFADLDEAHRAIDQITAIHQGVEQSRGAKIPDWAYRDVLFMLIDYSIRSFELLDRKLTDAEKQEVFDVFYRVGARMQLQGLPQNYQEWVGMRQGHLDNDLICSDFTADLYRQYRKHLGGLRYFVMKQVQQMLLAPRVRQLLGMGRVVILKPVLLVYRLFRSLRWERPFKNALLPQKYKAQILALDAA; from the coding sequence ATGAGCAATTTTGTAAGCACCAATTCTGTTGTACGCAAAATATGGGGCAGAGCCGATGTGGTACTGTTCATATTCGCCGGTTCGGCCGCAGAGTTTGCACTGAACAAGGCGGTAGATTGGCTATACTTTACCGGTAAACTACCGGCAGATCCGCTGGGCAGGCTTTTTTCAACGGTTGCTTATGCGCGGCGCATCATCTTTGCCGATCTGGATGAAGCTCATCGGGCCATAGACCAAATCACCGCCATCCATCAGGGAGTTGAGCAGAGCCGTGGCGCTAAAATACCAGATTGGGCCTATCGAGACGTGTTGTTTATGCTGATTGATTATTCTATCCGTTCTTTTGAACTGTTGGACCGTAAACTAACTGATGCCGAAAAACAGGAGGTGTTTGATGTTTTCTATCGGGTAGGCGCCCGCATGCAACTGCAAGGACTGCCGCAAAACTATCAGGAATGGGTGGGGATGCGTCAAGGTCATCTGGATAATGATTTGATCTGTAGTGATTTTACCGCCGATCTGTATCGCCAGTATCGCAAGCATCTGGGCGGTCTCCGGTACTTTGTGATGAAGCAGGTGCAACAGATGCTACTGGCGCCGCGAGTGCGCCAATTGCTGGGAATGGGTCGCGTGGTTATTTTAAAGCCGGTGTTATTGGTTTACCGTTTGTTCCGGTCGCTACGTTGGGAGCGTCCGTTTAAAAATGCCTTATTGCCGCAAAAATATAAAGCACAAATTTTGGCTTTGGATGCGGCCTAA
- a CDS encoding DUF2809 domain-containing protein codes for MIAAFAHDDFVRPVLGDFFVVMLIYCAIKSFFKIPYGWLGLGVLLFAYAVETSQYYHLIYNLELQNSTTAKLILGTGFSWGDIKAYTWGIFVMMVLEWSQTGKKVPAKTAMY; via the coding sequence ATGATAGCTGCTTTTGCTCATGATGACTTTGTGCGCCCTGTGCTAGGCGATTTTTTTGTGGTGATGCTGATCTATTGTGCTATTAAAAGTTTCTTCAAAATACCTTACGGATGGTTGGGCCTGGGTGTGCTGCTGTTTGCTTATGCTGTAGAGACATCGCAATACTATCACCTGATTTATAACCTGGAGCTGCAAAATTCTACAACGGCCAAACTTATTCTGGGTACAGGTTTTTCATGGGGAGATATTAAAGCTTACACCTGGGGTATTTTTGTAATGATGGTACTGGAGTGGTCGCAAACGGGCAAGAAAGTACCGGCTAAAACAGCAATGTATTAA
- a CDS encoding NAD(P)/FAD-dependent oxidoreductase — MPVAKTEYDAIVVGSGPNGLATAILMQQQGLSVLLIEGQDQPGGGLRTQELTLPGFKHDVCSAIHPLAEGSPFFETLPLSNYGLEYIFPQIAAAHPFDDGSEATLQQSITQTAATLGADALVYQQLMAPLVKNWPLIAADALGPLSVPQHPLAMASFGLKGLQPATVLAKKFNTETAKGFFAGMAAHSILPLNKIATSAIGLVLLANGHLKGWPLPKGGSQSIADALLAHFRFLGGALQTGTYITHLNQLPSAKAILFDITPRQLLQITGHKFSSIYKWQLERYRYGMGVFKMDWALDGPVPFKSAGARQAGTVHLGGTFNEIALGEQQVWQGKHPEKPFVLVAQQSLFDPSRAPEGKHTAWAYCHVPAGSTQDMTGIIEQQIERFAPGFKDLILARHTFNTHQMEEYNPNYIGGDINGGAIDIGQLFTRPVLRSSPYRTSAKGLYICSSSTPPGGGVHGMCGYHAAKRALRDVFNISLK, encoded by the coding sequence ATGCCTGTTGCTAAAACTGAATATGACGCCATTGTGGTAGGCTCCGGTCCGAACGGGCTGGCAACTGCTATACTAATGCAGCAGCAGGGGCTATCTGTTTTGCTGATTGAAGGGCAAGACCAGCCCGGCGGTGGCCTGCGTACGCAGGAGCTAACGCTGCCTGGTTTTAAGCACGATGTTTGTTCGGCTATCCATCCGCTGGCGGAGGGCTCACCTTTTTTTGAAACGCTGCCGCTGAGCAATTACGGACTGGAATATATCTTTCCGCAGATTGCCGCCGCCCATCCCTTTGATGATGGAAGCGAAGCTACATTGCAGCAATCCATTACTCAAACTGCTGCCACGCTGGGCGCTGATGCTTTAGTGTATCAACAATTAATGGCGCCCTTAGTGAAAAACTGGCCACTTATAGCAGCCGATGCTTTGGGTCCGCTGAGCGTGCCGCAACATCCGTTAGCAATGGCCTCCTTTGGGTTGAAAGGATTACAACCGGCAACCGTGCTGGCTAAAAAGTTCAATACCGAAACAGCAAAAGGCTTTTTTGCCGGAATGGCAGCGCACAGCATTTTGCCGCTTAATAAAATAGCCACATCTGCTATTGGGCTGGTTTTGCTGGCTAACGGACACCTGAAAGGTTGGCCTCTACCCAAGGGCGGTTCACAAAGTATTGCTGATGCCTTGCTGGCTCATTTTAGATTCCTGGGCGGCGCGCTGCAAACCGGTACCTATATCACCCATTTAAATCAGTTACCATCGGCCAAAGCCATATTGTTTGATATTACTCCGCGGCAATTACTGCAAATAACCGGTCACAAATTTTCATCTATCTATAAATGGCAGCTTGAACGATACCGCTATGGCATGGGCGTCTTCAAAATGGATTGGGCGCTGGATGGTCCGGTTCCCTTCAAGTCAGCAGGAGCAAGGCAAGCGGGTACCGTGCACCTGGGCGGTACTTTTAATGAGATTGCTTTAGGCGAGCAACAAGTGTGGCAGGGAAAGCATCCAGAGAAACCATTTGTATTGGTGGCACAACAAAGTTTGTTTGATCCATCACGCGCACCTGAAGGCAAACACACGGCCTGGGCTTATTGCCATGTGCCGGCAGGATCAACTCAAGACATGACCGGCATTATAGAGCAACAAATAGAGCGCTTTGCTCCGGGCTTTAAAGACCTGATTCTGGCCCGGCATACGTTCAACACCCATCAGATGGAGGAATACAATCCCAATTATATTGGTGGCGATATTAACGGCGGCGCAATTGATATTGGTCAGCTATTTACCCGTCCTGTATTGCGCAGTTCGCCTTACAGAACCTCGGCAAAGGGGCTTTATATCTGCTCGTCATCTACGCCACCGGGTGGGGGTGTGCACGGCATGTGTGGCTATCATGCAGCTAAACGGGCCTTGCGTGATGTGTTCAATATCAGCCTGAAATAA
- a CDS encoding putative sensor domain DACNV-containing protein: MQSEPMYLAARVVAPQVEAHFAVQVQNARQAGFENLASIPNLSIIENIIDAAFWASLLREEGHPPKISIAILKPSQAGNPLVLANKLRLTPHNLTKLAPAVEQPGIHLGAWCDEEGIYIWGTTHRIPGLCFVLEVVEPGLLVIKHKHLDGFGKFVNVAVLQGDQIKMVDEQNTALSDCPDVLSSLMAMPLPGMNGESLNILIEIAASMRSHNRGGLVLIVPNDDEEWRSSIINPISYPVTPRFTGISELMQQDKQNRSKLEWQQAMRNAIDIIGGFTAVDGATIINRSHELLAFGAKIARAELSIPVTQMLVTEPTTDGTASYIHPAQNGGTRHLAAAQFVHDQHGAMAMVASQDGHFTIFAWSENLQTVHAHRIDILLL, from the coding sequence ATGCAATCAGAACCGATGTATCTGGCCGCCCGTGTTGTAGCGCCACAAGTTGAAGCCCATTTTGCCGTTCAGGTGCAAAACGCGCGACAAGCTGGTTTTGAAAACCTGGCCAGCATACCCAATCTATCGATAATTGAAAACATTATAGATGCGGCCTTTTGGGCCAGTTTGCTGCGTGAGGAAGGGCATCCGCCTAAAATTTCTATTGCCATATTGAAACCTTCGCAGGCGGGTAATCCGCTGGTGCTGGCCAATAAGCTACGCCTTACCCCACATAATCTAACCAAGCTGGCACCTGCTGTAGAGCAACCTGGTATACACCTGGGCGCCTGGTGCGATGAAGAAGGTATTTACATTTGGGGCACCACGCACCGCATACCTGGCCTTTGTTTTGTGCTAGAAGTAGTTGAACCTGGACTGCTGGTTATTAAACACAAACACTTAGACGGATTTGGCAAGTTTGTTAACGTAGCTGTTTTACAGGGCGACCAGATCAAGATGGTTGACGAGCAAAACACCGCGCTGAGCGATTGCCCGGATGTACTATCGTCATTAATGGCCATGCCATTGCCTGGTATGAACGGCGAATCTTTAAACATACTGATTGAAATTGCCGCCAGCATGCGCTCGCACAACCGCGGCGGACTGGTACTGATTGTACCGAATGATGATGAAGAGTGGCGCAGTTCAATCATCAACCCCATATCCTATCCTGTTACGCCGCGCTTTACCGGCATTTCTGAACTGATGCAGCAGGATAAACAAAACCGCAGTAAGTTGGAATGGCAGCAGGCCATGCGCAACGCTATAGACATTATTGGCGGTTTTACCGCTGTTGACGGCGCAACCATAATTAACCGCAGCCATGAACTACTGGCCTTCGGCGCCAAAATAGCCCGGGCCGAGCTAAGCATACCCGTAACCCAGATGCTGGTAACCGAACCAACCACAGATGGCACCGCCAGCTACATACACCCCGCCCAAAACGGGGGCACCCGGCACCTGGCGGCAGCCCAGTTTGTGCACGATCAGCATGGAGCCATGGCAATGGTAGCCTCGCAAGATGGACATTTTACCATTTTTGCCTGGTCTGAAAACCTACAAACGGTACACGCGCACCGCATCGATATTTTATTGCTGTGA